One region of Baekduia soli genomic DNA includes:
- a CDS encoding HpcH/HpaI aldolase/citrate lyase family protein: MRSPRDFYKPLAVGAPEPLREIPFPPSRMIHFFDASNEKMVARLPDTIAKADIVLGNLEDAVPVDRKEAARDGLVKVGKTIDLGDTQLWTRVNSLESPWFLDDLTTLVSEIGDVLDVVMVPKIEGPWDIHYVDRLLAQLEARAGLTKPLLVHALLETAQGVAHVEEIAAASPRMQGMSFGPADLAASRRMKTTRVGGGHPGYLSMSDPDPDNPDAPRITAQQDPWHYSIARMVDACTMNGLLPFYGPFGDIKDVAACEAQFRAAFLLGCVGSWSLHPVQIDIAKKVFSPDPAEVLFAKKVIEAIPDGRGVHMIDGKMQDDATWKQCKVMVDLAEQLAAKDPALAEAYGFESSAA; encoded by the coding sequence ATGCGCAGCCCACGAGACTTCTACAAGCCGCTGGCCGTCGGCGCTCCCGAGCCCCTCCGCGAGATCCCCTTCCCGCCCTCGCGGATGATCCACTTCTTCGACGCCAGCAACGAGAAGATGGTGGCGCGGCTGCCCGACACGATCGCCAAGGCCGACATCGTCCTGGGCAACCTCGAGGACGCCGTCCCGGTCGACCGCAAGGAGGCCGCGCGCGACGGCCTGGTCAAGGTCGGCAAGACGATCGACCTCGGCGACACGCAGCTGTGGACGCGCGTGAACTCGCTCGAGAGCCCCTGGTTCCTGGACGACCTCACGACGCTCGTGTCCGAGATCGGCGACGTGCTCGACGTGGTCATGGTCCCCAAGATCGAGGGCCCGTGGGACATCCACTACGTCGACCGGCTGCTCGCCCAGCTCGAGGCCCGTGCCGGGCTGACCAAGCCGCTCCTCGTCCACGCGCTGCTGGAGACCGCGCAGGGCGTCGCGCACGTCGAGGAGATCGCGGCGGCCTCCCCGCGCATGCAGGGCATGAGCTTCGGCCCCGCGGACCTCGCGGCCAGCCGACGCATGAAGACCACGCGCGTCGGCGGCGGCCACCCGGGCTACCTGTCGATGTCGGACCCCGACCCGGACAACCCCGACGCGCCGCGCATCACCGCCCAGCAGGACCCGTGGCACTACTCCATCGCGCGCATGGTCGACGCCTGCACGATGAACGGGCTGCTGCCCTTCTACGGGCCGTTCGGCGACATCAAGGACGTCGCCGCCTGCGAGGCCCAGTTCCGCGCCGCCTTCCTGCTGGGGTGCGTCGGCTCGTGGTCGCTGCATCCCGTGCAGATCGACATCGCCAAGAAGGTCTTCTCCCCCGACCCCGCCGAGGTGCTCTTCGCCAAGAAGGTCATCGAGGCGATCCCCGACGGCCGCGGCGTGCACATGATCGACGGCAAGATGCAGGACGACGCCACCTGGAAGCAGTGCAAGGTCATGGTGGATCTGGCCGAGCAGCTGGCCGCCAAGGACCCGGCGCTGGCCGAGGCCTACGGCTTCGAATCCTCCGCCGCCTAG
- a CDS encoding MaoC family dehydratase encodes MADTGFTTDQREREASGAHAYGRYLEEFEEGDVYKHWPAKTITEGDHHLFCLLTMNHHPLHLNDVYAGKSQQGQNVVVGPMVYSLALGMSVSDVSGKAIANLSTAELSHPAPVFHGDTLFVESEVLEKRESKTKPDRGTVKVHTRVYNQDGVLVAEFKRLVLVPRRTPGDGAAAADDEPGHTASGD; translated from the coding sequence ATGGCAGACACCGGCTTCACCACCGACCAGCGCGAGCGCGAGGCCAGCGGCGCCCACGCCTACGGCCGCTACCTCGAGGAGTTCGAGGAGGGCGACGTCTACAAGCACTGGCCCGCGAAGACCATCACCGAGGGCGATCACCACCTGTTCTGCCTGCTGACCATGAACCACCACCCGCTGCACCTCAACGACGTGTACGCGGGCAAGAGCCAGCAGGGGCAGAACGTCGTCGTCGGGCCGATGGTCTACAGCCTGGCGCTCGGCATGAGCGTCTCCGACGTCTCGGGCAAGGCGATCGCGAACCTGTCGACGGCCGAGCTCAGCCACCCGGCCCCGGTCTTCCACGGCGACACGCTCTTCGTCGAGTCCGAGGTCCTCGAGAAGCGCGAGTCCAAGACCAAGCCCGACCGCGGAACGGTCAAGGTCCACACCCGCGTCTACAACCAGGACGGCGTCCTGGTGGCCGAGTTCAAGCGCCTCGTGCTCGTGCCCCGCCGCACGCCCGGTGACGGCGCCGCGGCCGCCGACGACGAGCCCGGCCACACCGCCTCGGGCGACTGA
- a CDS encoding alpha/beta fold hydrolase, with the protein MRGAGDQPPELPGVRHRWVQARGARFHVAEAGEQGAPAVVLLHGWPQHWYEWRGALPALAQAGMHVIAPDLRGFGWSEATPRGYRKPALARDVLAVLDAMGVGRFALAGHDWGGYVAFLLGLHEPERVSRLVLVNTGHGFPRRDLRTLRAQAGFWYMPLLGTPVLGPALVRSGLIKAAFRRAPDTAAWSPDELDVFLDRIDPHVTQQVYGSFVFGEVLPAMLHPDPRRLRMPTLFLHGDADSAIRPDFIRGLEDHADDYRLELLPGLGHFCIEEAPEVVLPKLVGFLAG; encoded by the coding sequence ATGCGCGGCGCCGGCGACCAGCCGCCCGAGCTGCCGGGCGTCCGCCACCGTTGGGTGCAGGCGCGCGGCGCGCGCTTCCACGTGGCCGAGGCCGGCGAGCAGGGCGCGCCGGCCGTCGTGCTGCTGCACGGCTGGCCCCAGCACTGGTACGAGTGGCGCGGGGCGCTGCCCGCCCTGGCGCAGGCGGGGATGCACGTCATCGCGCCGGACCTGCGCGGCTTCGGCTGGAGCGAGGCGACGCCGCGCGGCTACCGCAAGCCGGCGCTGGCCCGCGACGTGCTCGCGGTGCTCGACGCGATGGGCGTCGGGCGCTTCGCGCTCGCCGGCCACGACTGGGGCGGCTACGTCGCCTTCCTGCTCGGCCTGCACGAGCCCGAGCGCGTGTCCCGGCTCGTGCTGGTCAACACGGGCCACGGCTTCCCGCGGCGCGACCTGCGCACGCTGCGCGCCCAGGCGGGCTTCTGGTACATGCCGCTGCTCGGGACCCCGGTCCTCGGGCCCGCGCTCGTGCGCAGCGGCCTGATCAAGGCGGCGTTCCGCCGGGCGCCCGACACCGCGGCGTGGTCGCCGGACGAGCTCGACGTGTTCCTGGACCGCATCGACCCCCACGTCACCCAGCAGGTCTACGGGAGCTTCGTGTTCGGCGAGGTGCTGCCCGCGATGCTGCACCCCGACCCGCGGCGGCTGCGCATGCCGACGCTCTTCCTGCACGGCGACGCCGACAGCGCGATCCGCCCCGACTTCATCCGCGGACTCGAGGACCACGCCGACGACTACCGGCTCGAGCTGCTGCCCGGGCTCGGGCACTTCTGCATCGAGGAGGCGCCGGAGGTGGTCCTCCCGAAGCTCGTGGGGTTCCTGGCGGGGTAG
- a CDS encoding acyl-CoA dehydrogenase family protein: MPLVESDEHRLLRESVREIAGGFGHEYFARVRREGRPPSELWEALAGHGFLGVNIPEEYDGGGQGLLELALVEEEVSAAGCPLLPLMVSPGVAGTILSLHGSAEQKDRWLRPLGTGKGHYALAVTEPDAGSNSHKISTRARRDGDSWVLRGTKTYISGVEDSQVMLVMARTGEADERGRGRLSMFLVDVDAPGLERQPIETVSEAPEQQWTLFFDDVVVGEDRLVGGEGAGLQAGFDGLNPERILGAAVCIGVGRYALDRASEYANKREVWGRPIGAHQGVAHPLADAKIALEAARLMTYKAAVLQDAGAPAGEASNMAKLLAADAGGRCLDQAIQTHGGNGLSVEYGLADLWFIVRLMKIAPVSREMVLNYVAQHSLGLPRSY, encoded by the coding sequence GCACCGCCTGCTGCGCGAGTCGGTGCGCGAGATCGCCGGGGGATTCGGCCACGAGTACTTCGCGCGCGTGCGCCGCGAGGGCCGGCCGCCCAGCGAGCTGTGGGAGGCGCTGGCCGGCCACGGCTTCCTGGGGGTCAACATCCCCGAGGAATACGACGGCGGCGGCCAGGGCCTGCTCGAGCTCGCGCTGGTGGAGGAGGAGGTCAGCGCGGCCGGCTGCCCGCTGCTGCCGCTCATGGTCTCGCCCGGCGTGGCCGGCACGATCCTGTCGCTGCACGGCAGCGCCGAGCAGAAGGACCGCTGGCTGCGCCCGCTGGGCACCGGCAAGGGCCATTACGCGCTCGCCGTCACCGAGCCCGACGCCGGCTCCAACTCCCACAAGATCTCCACCCGCGCGCGGCGCGACGGCGACTCGTGGGTCCTGCGTGGCACGAAGACCTACATCTCCGGCGTCGAGGACAGCCAGGTCATGCTCGTCATGGCCCGCACCGGCGAGGCCGACGAGCGCGGCCGCGGCCGGCTGTCCATGTTCCTCGTCGACGTCGACGCTCCGGGGCTGGAGCGCCAGCCGATCGAGACGGTCAGCGAGGCGCCCGAGCAGCAGTGGACGCTGTTCTTCGACGACGTCGTCGTCGGCGAGGACCGCCTCGTGGGCGGCGAGGGCGCCGGGCTGCAGGCCGGGTTCGACGGGCTGAACCCCGAGCGCATCCTCGGCGCTGCCGTCTGCATCGGCGTGGGGCGCTACGCGCTGGACCGCGCGTCGGAGTACGCGAACAAGCGCGAGGTGTGGGGCCGGCCCATCGGCGCCCACCAGGGCGTGGCGCACCCGCTGGCCGACGCGAAGATCGCGCTGGAGGCCGCGCGCCTGATGACCTACAAGGCGGCGGTCCTGCAGGACGCGGGCGCGCCGGCGGGGGAGGCCTCCAACATGGCCAAGCTGCTGGCCGCCGATGCCGGGGGGCGCTGCCTGGACCAGGCCATCCAGACCCACGGCGGCAACGGCCTGTCGGTCGAGTACGGGCTGGCCGACCTGTGGTTCATCGTGCGGCTGATGAAGATCGCGCCGGTCTCGCGCGAGATGGTGCTCAACTACGTCGCGCAGCACTCGCTGGGGCTGCCGCGCTCCTACTGA
- a CDS encoding LLM class flavin-dependent oxidoreductase has product MKFGFMILPRSLEETRIAAASGERYGFDWISVADSPTVYQESFLHQLEVARTAPSVITGPMVSHVVVRHPVIVANLFATMTEFTDGKFIGTVATGNSAARGLGMKPATIAELGEAVHAIHGYWRGEGGPYKGSQIPRTGIERPTCPILVSADGPKAAALAGEVGDGILYGGTMDPEVRRRRLAAARVGEGRENWIAPTVSLGEDHDAVREDLGAMVVAMANRGLRADLSERNVPDEIQADVLEMRKAYDYGFHADNSRPKNTGVISERLSNYLIDTLCVWGGEARMKAAIDGIAEDGWTGIMFILGQAEQASVVDALGERLTKLGYLTPAAA; this is encoded by the coding sequence ATGAAGTTCGGGTTCATGATCCTGCCCCGGTCCCTCGAGGAGACCCGCATCGCCGCCGCGTCCGGCGAGCGGTACGGCTTCGACTGGATCAGCGTGGCCGACTCGCCGACGGTGTATCAGGAGTCCTTCCTGCACCAGCTGGAGGTGGCGCGCACGGCCCCGTCGGTCATCACGGGGCCGATGGTCAGCCACGTCGTCGTCCGCCACCCCGTCATCGTGGCCAACCTGTTCGCCACGATGACCGAGTTCACCGACGGGAAGTTCATCGGCACGGTGGCGACCGGCAACAGCGCCGCCCGTGGCCTGGGCATGAAGCCCGCGACGATCGCCGAGCTCGGCGAGGCCGTGCACGCCATCCATGGCTACTGGCGCGGCGAGGGCGGGCCCTACAAGGGCTCGCAGATCCCGCGCACGGGCATCGAGCGCCCGACCTGCCCCATCCTCGTCTCCGCCGACGGCCCGAAGGCCGCGGCGCTGGCCGGCGAGGTCGGCGACGGCATCCTGTACGGCGGCACGATGGACCCCGAGGTCCGCCGGCGCCGGCTGGCGGCCGCCCGCGTCGGCGAGGGCCGCGAGAACTGGATCGCCCCGACGGTGTCGCTGGGCGAAGACCACGACGCGGTGCGCGAGGACCTCGGCGCGATGGTCGTGGCCATGGCCAACCGCGGGCTGCGCGCCGACCTGTCCGAGCGCAACGTGCCCGACGAGATCCAGGCCGACGTTCTGGAGATGCGCAAGGCCTACGACTACGGCTTCCACGCCGACAACTCGCGCCCCAAGAACACCGGCGTCATCAGCGAACGGCTGTCGAACTACCTCATCGACACGCTGTGCGTCTGGGGCGGCGAGGCGCGCATGAAGGCGGCGATCGACGGGATCGCCGAGGACGGCTGGACCGGGATCATGTTCATCCTGGGCCAGGCCGAGCAGGCCAGCGTCGTCGACGCCCTCGGCGAGCGCCTGACCAAGCTCGGCTACCTCACGCCGGCCGCCGCCTGA
- a CDS encoding MFS transporter: MTTTTAAPVARRPRVILAVLTVDAVAYSLLQASVTPAVPEIQHSLGATPSAAAWVLTAFLLTAAIATPIAGRLGDMYGKRRVLTGVLALLAAGIVLAAVSRSLGLLIAARALQGVAGGVFPLAFGIVRDELPAARVPSGIGWVSAMLGVGTSAGNVVSGPVVEHLGYRALFWCALGPVLLALIASAILVPESPVRSRVGVAWSSAALLCVGLTGLLLAITQGPQWGWGSARTLGLFAAGAALLAAWTAADLRSRTPLVDMRMMRLPVVWTTNVAGLLLAVGMFGAFIVIPQLAVIPAATGFGLGTGPTGAALLLLPTAVMMLATGVALGRLEARFGLERLLIAGAAISALAYALLAVAHHQVWEVALIAAVAGVGIGLSLSVMPILIVATVAPDQTGVATGMNTLTRWVGGAFGSQVSATVIAASVTADGIPADAGFTQAFAIIAGLLVVATVVSFLVPRTRALA; encoded by the coding sequence GTGACGACGACGACGGCCGCGCCGGTCGCCCGCCGACCGCGCGTGATCCTCGCGGTGCTGACGGTGGACGCCGTGGCCTACTCGCTGCTGCAGGCCAGCGTCACCCCCGCCGTCCCGGAGATCCAGCACAGCCTCGGCGCCACGCCGTCGGCCGCCGCCTGGGTGCTCACCGCGTTCCTGCTCACGGCGGCGATCGCCACGCCGATCGCGGGGCGCCTGGGCGACATGTACGGCAAGCGGCGGGTGCTCACCGGCGTGCTGGCCCTGCTCGCGGCCGGCATCGTCCTGGCCGCCGTCAGCCGGTCGCTGGGCCTCCTCATCGCGGCGCGCGCCCTGCAGGGCGTCGCCGGCGGCGTCTTCCCGCTGGCCTTCGGGATCGTCCGCGACGAGCTGCCCGCGGCGCGGGTCCCCTCGGGCATCGGATGGGTGTCGGCGATGCTCGGGGTGGGGACCTCGGCGGGCAACGTCGTGTCGGGCCCGGTCGTCGAGCACCTCGGCTATCGCGCGCTGTTCTGGTGCGCGCTGGGCCCCGTGCTGCTGGCGCTCATCGCCTCCGCGATCCTCGTCCCCGAGTCGCCCGTGCGCAGCCGCGTCGGGGTGGCGTGGTCCTCGGCGGCACTGCTGTGCGTGGGGCTGACCGGCCTGCTGCTGGCCATCACCCAGGGCCCGCAGTGGGGCTGGGGCTCGGCCCGGACGCTGGGGCTCTTCGCCGCCGGCGCCGCGCTGCTGGCGGCCTGGACGGCGGCCGACCTGCGCTCCCGCACGCCGCTGGTCGACATGCGCATGATGCGCCTGCCCGTCGTGTGGACCACGAACGTCGCGGGGCTGCTGCTCGCCGTCGGGATGTTCGGGGCGTTCATCGTGATCCCCCAGCTGGCGGTCATCCCGGCCGCGACGGGCTTCGGGCTGGGGACCGGGCCGACCGGCGCCGCGCTGCTGCTGCTGCCCACCGCGGTGATGATGCTGGCCACCGGCGTGGCGCTCGGGCGCCTGGAGGCGCGCTTCGGCCTGGAGAGGCTGCTCATCGCCGGCGCGGCGATCTCCGCGCTGGCCTACGCGCTGCTGGCCGTCGCCCACCACCAGGTCTGGGAGGTCGCGCTCATCGCCGCGGTCGCCGGCGTCGGCATCGGCCTGTCGCTGTCGGTCATGCCGATCCTCATCGTGGCGACCGTCGCGCCCGACCAGACGGGCGTGGCCACCGGCATGAACACGCTGACCCGCTGGGTCGGCGGCGCGTTCGGCAGCCAGGTCTCGGCCACCGTCATCGCGGCCAGCGTGACGGCCGACGGGATCCCCGCCGACGCGGGCTTCACGCAGGCCTTCGCGATCATCGCCGGGCTCCTGGTGGTCGCGACCGTCGTGTCGTTCCTCGTACCGCGGACGCGCGCACTGGCATAA
- a CDS encoding zinc-dependent alcohol dehydrogenase, translating to MPKARTSRAVVQTDRQTFEVHEFERPATGPDDAILRLELCGICGSDIEQYDGRFDDLGWTTGPTIPGHEPLGIIDEIGERAARRWGVAKGDRVAVEPLIPCGDCEACRAGQTTKCTGWGRMYSYGLLGTDVRPSILGGYSEYLYLHPNTVLHKMSREMPASVAVLFNPLAAGVRWATSESDLRLGDTIVVLGAGQRGLSCVIAARAAGAAKIIVTDLARSSDKLDFALELGAHAAIVADEEDVVERVMQITGGRGADVAVDVTPVAVQPIVDALDFVRPGGTIVVAGVKGGPHVPLDSDKLLHKSITLRGVFTVDTPAYRQAIRLLEEGGQPFERIHTASYPLERAEEAIHHLAGRTDGLRPAINVAIAPHGTP from the coding sequence ATGCCCAAGGCGCGCACCAGCCGAGCCGTCGTCCAGACCGATCGCCAGACCTTCGAGGTGCACGAGTTCGAGCGGCCGGCCACCGGCCCCGACGACGCGATCCTGCGCCTCGAGCTGTGCGGGATCTGCGGCAGCGACATCGAGCAGTACGACGGGCGCTTCGACGACCTGGGCTGGACGACCGGCCCGACGATCCCGGGCCACGAGCCGCTGGGGATCATCGACGAGATCGGGGAGCGCGCGGCGCGCCGCTGGGGCGTGGCCAAGGGCGACCGCGTCGCCGTCGAGCCGCTCATCCCATGCGGGGACTGCGAGGCCTGCCGGGCCGGGCAGACGACGAAGTGCACGGGCTGGGGGCGCATGTACAGCTACGGGCTGCTGGGCACCGACGTCCGGCCCTCGATCCTCGGCGGCTACTCCGAGTACCTGTACCTGCACCCCAACACGGTGCTGCACAAGATGTCGAGGGAGATGCCGGCCTCCGTCGCGGTGCTGTTCAACCCGCTGGCGGCGGGCGTGCGCTGGGCGACCTCGGAGTCCGACCTGCGCCTGGGGGACACCATCGTCGTCCTCGGCGCCGGGCAGCGCGGGCTGTCGTGCGTGATCGCCGCGCGCGCGGCGGGCGCGGCGAAGATCATCGTCACCGACCTCGCGCGCTCCTCCGACAAGCTCGACTTCGCGCTCGAGCTCGGCGCGCACGCGGCGATCGTCGCCGACGAGGAGGACGTCGTCGAGCGCGTCATGCAGATCACCGGCGGCCGCGGCGCCGACGTGGCGGTCGACGTCACGCCCGTGGCCGTCCAGCCCATCGTCGACGCGCTGGACTTCGTCCGGCCCGGCGGGACGATCGTCGTCGCCGGCGTCAAGGGCGGCCCCCACGTGCCGCTGGACTCCGACAAGCTCCTGCACAAGTCGATCACGCTGCGCGGGGTGTTCACCGTGGACACGCCGGCCTACCGCCAGGCGATCCGGCTGCTGGAGGAGGGCGGGCAGCCGTTCGAGCGCATCCACACGGCCAGCTACCCCCTCGAGCGCGCCGAGGAGGCCATCCACCACCTCGCCGGCCGCACCGACGGACTGCGCCCGGCGATCAACGTGGCGATCGCGCCGCACGGGACGCCGTAG
- a CDS encoding LLM class flavin-dependent oxidoreductase: protein MRFGVMLQPRSLASTRAAAIAGERHGLHWIGVCDSPTVYQESYLHQAEVAHAAPSVTTGPMVSHVVVRHPLVVGNALATLAELTGGRVIGTLATGNSAARGPGLRPATIADLGEAVHAIQGYWRGEGGTFKGSRIPATGIARRGCPLLVSADGPKAAALAGEVGDGLLYGGTLDPEVRRRRLAAARIEGDRQAWIAPTVSFGEDHAAVRDDLGPMVVAMANRAMRGDLSERNVPEEIQADVLTMRKAYDYGFHADTTRPKNTSVVSDRLAGHLIDHLCVWGDEARMQAAIDAVAQEGWTGIMFVLGQADQVAAVHALGERLRRLGHLSPVAG from the coding sequence ATGAGGTTCGGCGTGATGCTGCAGCCCCGCTCCCTGGCGTCGACCCGCGCCGCGGCGATCGCCGGCGAGCGGCACGGGCTGCACTGGATCGGCGTGTGCGACTCGCCGACGGTCTACCAGGAGTCCTACCTGCACCAGGCCGAGGTCGCCCACGCCGCGCCGTCGGTCACGACCGGCCCGATGGTCAGCCACGTCGTCGTCCGCCATCCGCTCGTCGTCGGCAACGCGCTGGCCACCCTGGCCGAGCTCACCGGCGGCCGCGTGATCGGCACGCTGGCCACCGGCAACAGCGCGGCCCGCGGCCCCGGCCTCAGGCCCGCGACGATCGCCGACCTCGGGGAGGCCGTGCACGCCATCCAGGGCTACTGGCGCGGCGAGGGCGGCACGTTCAAGGGCTCGCGGATCCCCGCCACGGGCATCGCGCGCCGCGGCTGCCCGCTGCTGGTCTCGGCCGACGGCCCGAAGGCCGCCGCGCTGGCCGGCGAGGTCGGCGACGGGCTGCTCTACGGCGGCACGCTGGACCCGGAGGTCCGCCGGCGGCGACTGGCCGCCGCGCGCATCGAGGGCGACCGCCAGGCGTGGATCGCCCCGACCGTCTCCTTCGGCGAGGACCACGCGGCCGTCCGCGACGACCTGGGCCCCATGGTCGTGGCCATGGCCAACCGGGCCATGCGCGGCGACCTGTCCGAGCGCAACGTGCCCGAGGAGATCCAGGCCGACGTCCTGACGATGCGCAAGGCCTACGACTATGGCTTCCACGCCGACACGACGCGGCCGAAGAACACCTCGGTCGTCAGCGACCGGCTGGCGGGCCACCTCATCGACCACCTCTGCGTCTGGGGCGACGAGGCGCGCATGCAGGCCGCCATCGACGCCGTCGCGCAGGAGGGCTGGACCGGGATCATGTTCGTCCTGGGCCAGGCCGACCAGGTCGCCGCCGTGCACGCGCTCGGCGAGCGCCTGCGGCGCCTCGGCCACCTGAGTCCGGTCGCCGGCTGA